Proteins encoded by one window of Sediminicoccus rosea:
- a CDS encoding arylsulfatase, which translates to MTVTPKIGLSVKDSTPAWPAPPRPPKGAPNILLILFDDAGFSDFGCYGSPIRTPNIDGLAAQGLRYTGFHTTAMCSTTRTALLTGRNHHSAGVGSLANFDSGYPGYRGKIAKEAGTLAEMLRPHGYRNYMLGKWHVTPLTESGSTGPFDGWPLARGFDRYYGFMDAATDQYTPELVRDNSPIEPPRTPEQGYHLTEDLVDQSIRFLAGHVAEQPETPWLLWLALGAVHAPHQAPADLIRGYDPTFETGWDAEREARFARQKAMGIVPPDTRLPPRNADVGPWADCDDDQRRFYTRLQSAFAGMLDHADQQIGRLLAFLDAAGLREDTLVLVLSDNGASQEGGPTGGVNLLGPRNLREETMAEKMARLDQIGAPGTYANYPLGWAMASNTPLRRYKQNTHGGGIRDPLVISWPRGIPARGELRHQFVHACDLTPTLLEIVGVTPPATVNGVPQMPLEGVSFRPSLFDAAAPSKPVPQYFEMFGHRGLVHQGWKAVAYHTPETPFEEDRWELFHLETDFSESHDLAAQHPEKLKELVDLWWEEARKHQVLPLDDRFRQRFAENAARVHGARQRYVFHAGVGHVPTEVAPDIRSRSYRIDAHARFAGGDEGVLIAHGDATTGYALYLRGGHLVHDMNIGGEHVVVTSDRPVPAGDHIVGLRVRRLTREEKPTIATGPGISEFTLLIDGVPAGRIETRLGFFNFVSWAGLDVGCDRGSPVSDYEPPFLFTGKLAKVVVTMDDDQELDGDGVGEALMARQ; encoded by the coding sequence ATGACCGTGACGCCGAAGATCGGCCTGAGCGTGAAGGATTCCACGCCGGCCTGGCCCGCGCCGCCGCGCCCGCCCAAGGGGGCGCCCAACATCCTGCTCATCCTGTTCGACGATGCGGGATTTTCGGATTTCGGCTGCTATGGCTCGCCCATCCGCACGCCGAACATTGATGGCCTGGCCGCACAGGGGCTGCGCTACACGGGCTTCCACACGACCGCCATGTGCTCGACGACGCGCACCGCGTTGCTGACCGGGCGCAACCACCATTCGGCCGGCGTCGGCAGCCTCGCCAATTTCGACAGCGGCTATCCGGGCTATCGCGGGAAGATCGCGAAGGAGGCCGGGACGCTGGCGGAGATGCTGCGCCCGCATGGCTACCGCAACTACATGCTGGGCAAGTGGCATGTGACGCCGTTGACTGAAAGCGGCAGCACCGGCCCCTTCGACGGCTGGCCGCTCGCGCGCGGGTTCGACCGCTACTACGGCTTTATGGACGCGGCGACGGACCAGTACACGCCCGAACTCGTGCGCGACAATTCACCGATCGAGCCGCCACGCACGCCCGAGCAGGGCTACCACCTGACCGAGGATCTGGTGGACCAGTCCATCCGCTTCCTCGCGGGGCACGTGGCCGAGCAGCCGGAGACGCCCTGGCTGCTCTGGCTGGCACTGGGCGCGGTGCACGCGCCACACCAGGCGCCGGCCGATCTCATCCGCGGCTATGACCCGACGTTCGAGACAGGCTGGGACGCGGAGCGCGAGGCGCGCTTCGCGCGGCAGAAGGCCATGGGCATCGTGCCGCCCGATACGCGGCTTCCCCCGCGCAACGCCGATGTCGGGCCCTGGGCGGACTGCGATGATGACCAGCGGCGCTTCTACACGCGACTGCAATCGGCTTTCGCCGGCATGCTCGACCACGCCGACCAGCAGATCGGCCGGCTGCTCGCTTTCCTCGATGCGGCGGGGCTGCGCGAGGACACGCTGGTGCTGGTGCTCTCCGACAATGGCGCGAGCCAGGAGGGCGGCCCTACCGGCGGCGTGAACCTGCTGGGTCCGCGCAACCTGCGCGAGGAGACGATGGCCGAGAAGATGGCGCGGCTCGACCAGATCGGCGCGCCGGGGACCTATGCGAACTACCCGCTGGGCTGGGCCATGGCGTCGAACACGCCGCTGCGCCGCTACAAGCAGAACACCCATGGCGGCGGCATCCGCGATCCGCTGGTGATCTCCTGGCCGCGCGGCATTCCGGCGCGGGGCGAGCTGCGCCACCAGTTCGTCCATGCCTGCGACCTCACGCCGACGCTGCTGGAGATCGTGGGCGTCACGCCGCCCGCCACGGTGAACGGCGTGCCGCAGATGCCGCTGGAGGGGGTGAGCTTCCGCCCGAGCCTCTTCGACGCGGCCGCACCCTCCAAGCCCGTACCACAGTATTTCGAGATGTTCGGCCATCGCGGCCTGGTGCATCAGGGCTGGAAGGCTGTCGCCTACCACACGCCGGAGACGCCCTTCGAGGAGGATCGGTGGGAGCTCTTCCACCTCGAGACCGACTTCTCCGAAAGCCATGATCTCGCGGCCCAGCACCCGGAGAAGCTGAAGGAGTTGGTGGACCTCTGGTGGGAGGAAGCGCGCAAGCACCAAGTGCTGCCACTGGATGACCGCTTCCGCCAGCGCTTCGCCGAGAATGCGGCCCGCGTGCATGGCGCGCGCCAGCGCTACGTCTTCCATGCCGGCGTCGGCCATGTGCCGACCGAGGTGGCGCCCGACATCCGCAGCCGCAGCTATCGCATCGACGCGCATGCGCGCTTCGCGGGCGGGGATGAGGGCGTGCTGATCGCCCATGGCGATGCGACGACGGGCTATGCGCTCTACCTGCGCGGCGGGCACCTGGTGCATGACATGAACATCGGCGGTGAGCATGTGGTGGTGACCTCCGACCGCCCGGTGCCGGCGGGCGATCACATCGTGGGGCTGCGTGTGCGGCGCCTGACGCGCGAGGAGAAGCCGACCATCGCCACGGGGCCGGGGATCAGCGAATTCACCCTGCTGATTGATGGCGTGCCCGCCGGGCGCATCGAGACGCGGCTCGGCTTCTTCAACTTCGTCTCCTGGGCCGGGCTGGATGTGGGCTGCGACCGCGGCTCGCCCGTTTCGGACTACGAGCCGCCCTTCCTCTTCACCGGCAAGCTCGCCAAGGTCGTGGTCACGATGGATGATGACCAGGAACTGGACGGCGATGGCGTCGGCGAGGCGCTGATGGCGCGCCAGTAG
- a CDS encoding Bug family tripartite tricarboxylate transporter substrate binding protein has protein sequence MTRDAIARRTLLGGLLATPALAQSGWPDRPVRIVVPFAQGGPMDLIARLSGEHLRGALGQPFVPDFRTGAGGNLGAQAVAQAAPDGYTLLATIDTVMTVNAALYPRAGFDPVRDFTPIGLLARMASVVTVNAALPVTDLAGLVALGRQRPLTYGSAGVGVPAHLYGEYLRLITGAQMEHVPFRGLGPAVTELVAGRIDMVVALMPGVAAHVAEGRLRALAVTGGRRSPFMPEVPTLAETIAPGFDTGTWFGLYGPRGLPPEITARLNQELARFAESAPVRERFTQLTFEPATATPTELAQLQARDAASWARIIREAGVRVE, from the coding sequence ATGACACGCGATGCCATCGCCCGGCGCACGCTGCTGGGCGGCCTGCTGGCGACACCCGCTCTCGCGCAATCCGGCTGGCCGGACCGGCCCGTGCGCATCGTCGTCCCCTTCGCCCAGGGCGGGCCGATGGACCTGATCGCGCGCCTCTCGGGCGAACATCTGCGCGGCGCCCTCGGCCAGCCCTTCGTGCCCGATTTCCGCACCGGCGCAGGCGGCAATCTCGGCGCCCAGGCCGTGGCGCAGGCCGCGCCGGATGGCTACACGCTGCTCGCCACCATCGACACGGTGATGACGGTGAACGCGGCGCTCTATCCCCGCGCCGGCTTCGATCCGGTGCGGGATTTCACGCCCATCGGCCTGCTGGCCCGCATGGCGAGCGTGGTGACGGTGAATGCCGCCCTGCCGGTGACGGACCTCGCGGGGCTGGTCGCGCTGGGGCGGCAAAGGCCCCTCACCTACGGCTCGGCCGGCGTCGGCGTGCCTGCGCATCTCTATGGCGAATATCTGCGCCTCATCACCGGCGCGCAGATGGAGCATGTGCCATTCCGGGGCCTCGGCCCCGCGGTGACGGAACTGGTCGCGGGCCGCATCGACATGGTCGTCGCCCTCATGCCGGGTGTCGCCGCGCATGTGGCGGAGGGCAGGCTGCGCGCGCTGGCCGTGACCGGCGGAAGGCGCTCGCCCTTCATGCCCGAGGTGCCGACCCTCGCGGAGACGATCGCGCCGGGCTTCGACACCGGCACCTGGTTCGGCCTCTACGGCCCGCGCGGCCTGCCGCCCGAGATCACGGCGCGCCTCAACCAGGAACTCGCCCGCTTCGCCGAGAGCGCCCCCGTGCGGGAGCGCTTCACCCAGCTCACCTTCGAGCCGGCGACCGCCACGCCCACGGAACTGGCGCAGCTCCAGGCGCGCGATGCGGCCAGTTGGGCGCGCATCATCCGCGAGGCGGGCGTGCGGGTGGAGTGA
- the kdsA gene encoding 3-deoxy-8-phosphooctulonate synthase produces the protein MDVTIRDLVIGQSRPLAFICGPCQIESRTHALETADAIAAMARDLGVPMIYKSSFDKANRTSVNAARGIGMAEGLAILAEVRERTGLPVLTDVHTAEQCAPAAAAVDVLQIPAFLSRQTDLLLAAGETGAAINVKKGQFLAPWDMKNVAAKIASTGNQRILLCERGASFGYNTLVSDMRSLPIMAETGYPVVYDATHSVQQPGGQGGSSGGQREFAPVLARAAVAVGVAAVFIECHENPDAAPSDGPNMIPLREMPALIARLKAFDQLSKG, from the coding sequence ATGGATGTGACGATCCGTGACCTGGTGATCGGCCAGAGCCGCCCGCTCGCCTTCATCTGCGGGCCCTGCCAGATCGAGAGCCGCACCCATGCGCTGGAGACGGCGGATGCCATCGCCGCCATGGCGCGCGATCTCGGCGTGCCGATGATCTACAAATCCTCTTTCGACAAGGCGAACCGCACCAGTGTGAACGCCGCGCGCGGCATTGGCATGGCCGAGGGCCTGGCCATCCTGGCCGAGGTGCGCGAGCGTACGGGCCTGCCCGTGCTGACGGATGTCCACACCGCCGAGCAATGCGCGCCGGCCGCGGCGGCGGTGGATGTGCTGCAGATTCCGGCCTTCCTCTCGCGCCAGACCGACCTGCTGCTCGCCGCCGGCGAGACGGGCGCCGCGATCAACGTGAAGAAGGGCCAGTTCCTGGCGCCCTGGGACATGAAGAACGTGGCCGCCAAGATCGCGTCCACCGGGAACCAGCGCATCCTGCTCTGCGAGCGGGGCGCCAGCTTCGGCTACAACACGCTGGTCTCCGACATGCGCTCCCTGCCGATCATGGCCGAGACGGGCTACCCCGTGGTCTATGACGCGACGCACAGCGTGCAGCAGCCGGGCGGGCAGGGGGGGTCTTCCGGCGGGCAGCGCGAATTCGCGCCCGTTCTGGCCCGCGCCGCGGTCGCCGTCGGCGTCGCGGCCGTCTTCATCGAGTGCCACGAGAACCCGGATGCGGCGCCCAGCGACGGGCCCAACATGATCCCGCTGCGCGAAATGCCGGCGCTCATCGCCCGCCTCAAGGCCTTCGACCAGCTCAGCAAGGGCTGA
- a CDS encoding CTP synthase, producing MARFVFITGGVVSSLGKGIAAASLGALLQARGYRVRLRKLDPYLNVDPGTMSPYQHGEVFVTDDGAETDLDLGHYERFTGVHASKADNWTTGRLYSEVIAKERRGDYLGATVQVIPHITDAIKEAVVTGTDEYDFVLVEVGGTVGDIESLPFLEAIRQLANELGPTRSLFVHLTLVPYIPSAGELKTKPTQHSVKELLGVGIQPQILLCRCDRPIPENERRKIALFCNVRPESVIPAYDASSIYAVPGSYHREGLDREVLRHFNLSIYGEPDLTAWEQVVQRITAPEGEVTIAVVGKYTGLLDAYKSLNEALAHGGIAHNMRVKLDWVDSEIFEREAGEVMRRLDGVHGILVPGGFGERGTGGKIQAVRFAREKKIPFLGICFGMQMAVIEAARNLLQIPAASSTEFGPCAEPVVGLMTEWVRGNEREQRDASGDLGGTMRLGAYPALLAQDSLVSSVYGASRIEERHRHRYEVNVAYRERLEAAGLRFSGMSPDGLLPEIVEYPDHPWFIGVQFHPELKSKPFAPHPLFAGFVGAAVRQARLV from the coding sequence ATGGCACGGTTCGTATTCATCACCGGTGGCGTGGTTTCCTCGCTTGGCAAGGGCATCGCGGCAGCGTCCCTTGGCGCACTCCTGCAGGCCCGCGGCTACCGCGTCCGGCTCAGGAAGCTTGACCCGTATCTCAACGTGGATCCGGGCACGATGTCGCCCTACCAGCATGGCGAGGTCTTCGTGACCGATGACGGGGCCGAGACCGACCTCGACCTCGGCCATTATGAGCGCTTCACAGGCGTCCATGCCAGCAAGGCGGACAACTGGACCACGGGCCGCCTCTATTCCGAGGTGATCGCGAAGGAGCGCCGTGGCGACTACCTGGGCGCCACCGTGCAGGTCATTCCGCACATCACGGACGCGATCAAGGAAGCCGTCGTCACCGGCACCGACGAGTATGACTTCGTCCTCGTCGAGGTTGGCGGCACGGTCGGCGACATCGAGTCGCTGCCTTTCCTTGAGGCCATCCGCCAGCTCGCGAACGAGTTGGGGCCAACGCGCAGCCTCTTCGTCCACCTCACGCTCGTGCCCTACATCCCCTCGGCCGGCGAGCTGAAGACCAAGCCGACGCAGCATTCGGTGAAGGAACTGCTGGGCGTCGGCATCCAGCCGCAGATCCTGCTCTGCCGCTGTGACCGCCCGATCCCGGAGAATGAGCGCCGCAAGATCGCGCTTTTCTGCAACGTCCGGCCCGAGAGCGTTATCCCGGCCTATGACGCCTCCAGCATCTACGCCGTGCCCGGCAGCTACCACCGCGAGGGGCTGGACCGCGAGGTGCTGCGCCACTTCAACCTGTCGATCTACGGCGAGCCCGACCTCACCGCCTGGGAGCAGGTGGTGCAGCGCATCACCGCGCCGGAAGGCGAGGTGACCATTGCCGTGGTCGGCAAGTACACCGGCCTGCTCGACGCCTATAAGTCGCTGAACGAGGCGCTGGCCCATGGCGGCATCGCGCACAACATGCGCGTAAAGCTCGACTGGGTGGACAGCGAGATTTTCGAACGCGAGGCGGGCGAGGTGATGCGCCGGCTGGATGGTGTGCACGGCATCCTTGTCCCCGGCGGCTTCGGCGAGCGTGGGACGGGCGGCAAGATCCAGGCGGTGCGCTTCGCGCGCGAGAAGAAGATCCCCTTCCTCGGCATCTGCTTCGGCATGCAGATGGCAGTGATCGAGGCGGCGCGGAACCTGCTCCAGATCCCCGCCGCCTCCAGCACCGAATTCGGCCCCTGCGCCGAGCCGGTCGTGGGCCTGATGACCGAGTGGGTGCGCGGCAACGAGCGCGAGCAGCGCGACGCCAGCGGTGACCTCGGCGGCACCATGCGCCTCGGGGCCTATCCTGCGCTCCTCGCGCAGGATTCGCTGGTCAGCAGCGTCTATGGCGCGAGCCGCATCGAGGAGCGCCACCGCCACCGCTATGAGGTGAACGTCGCCTATCGCGAGCGGCTGGAGGCGGCGGGCCTGCGCTTCTCCGGCATGTCGCCCGACGGCCTGCTGCCCGAGATCGTGGAATACCCGGACCATCCCTGGTTCATTGGCGTGCAGTTCCACCCGGAGCTGAAGTCCAAGCCCTTCGCGCCGCATCCGCTCTTCGCGGGCTTCGTGGGGGCCGCGGTGCGCCAGGCGAGGCTCGTCTGA
- the secG gene encoding preprotein translocase subunit SecG encodes MSTILTIIFLLVTLALIGVILVQRSEGGGLGIGSSQGMGSFMGGRGTANLLTRTTAILGTIFFVLALILALLDRGTAVNRSILDAPAPVIAPTAPALPAVPTN; translated from the coding sequence ATGTCCACCATCCTCACCATCATCTTCCTGCTGGTCACCCTGGCGCTGATCGGGGTCATCCTCGTGCAGCGCAGCGAGGGCGGCGGCCTTGGCATTGGCTCCTCGCAGGGCATGGGCTCCTTCATGGGCGGGCGCGGCACGGCCAACCTGCTGACGCGCACCACGGCCATCCTCGGCACCATCTTCTTCGTGCTGGCGCTGATCCTGGCCCTGCTGGACCGCGGCACCGCGGTGAACCGCTCGATCCTCGACGCGCCCGCGCCGGTGATCGCGCCGACCGCGCCCGCGCTGCCCGCCGTTCCCACGAACTGA